In Ipomoea triloba cultivar NCNSP0323 chromosome 7, ASM357664v1, a single genomic region encodes these proteins:
- the LOC116025839 gene encoding 1-acyl-sn-glycerol-3-phosphate acyltransferase PLS1 isoform X1: protein MAIATVVILPLGLLFIISGLTVNVFQALLFVLVRPISKSIYRRINKEVTELLWMQFVWLFDWWANIKVELYIDPETYELLGKENAVIISNHRSDIDWLVEFILAQRAGCLGNTLALAKKPLFYIPILGWSMWFAGFIVIEGNWAKDERKLQSGFKELNDFQKPFWLVVFLEGTRFTRENLLAAQEYAASAGLPVPKNVLIPRTKGFVTTVSHLRTFVPAIYDLTVAIPKTEEQPTMLRIFRRHSSVVHVHIQRHLMQDLPESGSGISQWCKDVFVEKDALLEQHLAIGKFTDKQCHDIGRPRKSLLVFVVWSCLVLLGIVAFFVWCPLSWGEAALCAVFLVVAMIFMRVLILTSQSDCSSTFKAAFKRNNGECLLPR, encoded by the exons ATGGCCATTGCCACTGTTGTTATTCTCCCTCTCGGCTTGCTTTTCATTATCTCTGGCCTCACTGTCAACGTCTTTCAG GCTCTTCTCTTTGTTCTAGTGCGTCCAATCTCAAAGTCGATATACAGAAGGATCAACAAAGAAGTCACAGAGTTATTGTGGATGCAGTTTGTTTGGCTATTTGACTGGTGGGCAAATATTAAG GTTGAGCTGTACATAGATCCAGAAACTTATGAATTACTGG GTAAAGAGAACGCGGTTATTATTTCTAACCACAGAAGTGACATTGATTGGCTTGTTGAATTTATCCTCGCTCAG CGAGCTGGTTGCCTTGGGAACACTCTAGCTCTAGCAAAGAAACCGTTATTTTATATCCCA ATTTTGGGATGGTCGATGTGGTTTGCTGGTTTTATTGTCATTGAAGGAAACTGGGCAAAGgatgaaagaaaactgcag TCAGGTTTCAAAGAGCTAAACGATTTCCAAAAACCATTTTGGTTGGTCGTTTTCTTAGAAGGCACTCGTTTTACCCGGGAAAATCTTTTAGCAGCGCAAGAGTATGCTGCTTCGGCTGGATTGCCAGTCCCAAAGAACGTTTTGATTCCTCGTACcaag GGCTTTGTTACAACAGTAAGCCATTTACGCACATTCGTTCCTGCAATTTACGACCTGACAGTAGCCATTCCAAAAACCGAGGAGCAGCCAACAATGTTAAGAATCTTCCGAAGGCATTCTTCTGTT GTTCATGTCCACATTCAGCGCCATCTGATGCAGGATTTGCCCGAATCAGGGAGTGGCATATCACAGTGGTGCAAAGATGTTTTCGTGGAAAAA GATGCGCTGTTGGAGCAACATCTCGCCATAGGCAAATTCACTGACAAACAATGCCATGACATTGGCAGACCAAGAAAATCCTTGCTG GTTTTCGTCGTTTGGTCCTGTCTGGTTCTGCTTGGCATCGTGGCGTTCTTCGTATGGTGCCCGTTGTCGTGGGGAGAGGCTGCACTCTGCGCGGTTTTCTTGGTCGTCGCCATGATTTTTATGCGAGTTCTCATCTTAACATCGCAATCTGATTGTTCCTCCACTTTCAAAGCTGCATTCAAGCGCAACAATGGTGAATGTCTTCTTCCAAGATGA
- the LOC116025518 gene encoding signal recognition particle subunit SRP72-like — MAPKPKPKPSTAAAPAVALEDLFTTLNRHIERSEYQQAVKVADQILAAAPGDEDAIRCKIVALIKDDSVDVALASIQDSSKKSSIDFTFFKAYCLYRQNKLDEALETLKGQEENSEKMLLECQILYRLGKADECVDIYHKLQRSKIDSLEINIVAALVSAGRAPEVQGILDSLRVKPTSSFELAFNTACSLIERQKYKDAEQLLLSARRIGQESLMEENLADEDIEMELAPIAVQLAFVQKILGNREEALESYIGLIKRNLADDSSLAVAINNLIALKGPKDVSDSLRKIDKLIEKNDGPLRFQLARGLDLKLSPKQREAIYTNWVLLLLHSNKMDQARELVAALPRIFPDSIIPLLLQAAVHVRENKAAKAEEVLGQFAEKFPNKSKVVLLARAQVAAAAGHHQVAADSLGKLSDIQHKPATVATLVTLKERAGDIDGADLVFNAAIEWWSNAMTEDNKLDIIMQEAAAFKLRHGRKEEAARLYEKLVKSHGSIEALVGLIQTTAQSDVEKAEAYEKQLKPLPGLKAVDIDSLEKTSGAKGVGSGPTLSVAEAYETKSKEKPKKKRKRKPRYPKGFDPANPGPPPDPERWLPKRERSSYRPKRKDKRAAQIRGSQGAVAKEASSSSTSKPNPTANPKGASQNSNADQPKTSKSSKKKSRK; from the exons ATGGCtccgaaaccgaaaccgaagCCGTCGACGGCGGCTGCGCCGGCCGTCGCCTTGGAGGATCTGTTCACGACTCTTAATCGGCACATCGAACGATCGGAATACCAACAAGCCGTCAAAGTTGCGGATCAAA TCCTTGCTGCTGCGCCTGGGGATGAGGATGCAATTCGGTGTAAAATAGTGGCATTAATAAAAGATGACAGCGTAGATGTAGCTCTTGCGAGTATCCAGGATAGTTCCAAGAAGTCTTCTATAGATTTCACCTTCTTCAag GCATATTGCTTATATCGACAAAACAAGTTGGATGAAGCTTTGGAGACTCTGAAGGGGCAAGAGGAAAATTCTGAAAAAATGCTATTGGAATGTCAGATTTTATATCGTCTAGGAAAAGCAGATGAGTGTGTTGATATTTATCATAAACTCCAGAGGTCCAAGATAGACTCGCTAGAGATAAATATTGTTGCTGCCTTGGTTTCTGCTGGAAGGGCTCCTGAAGTGCAGGGAATTTTGGACTCTCTCAGAGTTAAGCCAACTAGCAGTTTTGAGTTGGCATTTAACACTGCGTGCTCATTAATTGAAAGACAGAAATACAAGGATGCTGAGCAACTGCTACTGTCAGCACGAAG AATTGGTCAGGAATCACTAATGGAAGAGAATCTAGCTGATGAAGATATTGAAATGGAATTGGCGCCTATAGCTGTTCAATTGGCATTTGTTCAGAAG ATTCTTGGAAACAGAGAAGAAGCGCTTGAATCTTATATTGGTCTTATCAAACGAAATTTGGCGGATGACTCTTCACTTGCAGTCGCAATAAATAACCTTATTGCTTTGAAGGGACCTAAAGATGTTTCTGATAGTCTGAGGAAGATCGATAAGCTAATAGAGAAAAATGATGGACCATTGCGCTTCCAGCTTGCCCGAGGACTTGACTTGAAGCTTTCACCAAAGCAAAGGGAAGCAATATATACCAATTGGGTGCTATTGCTACTTCATTCTAATAAAATGGACCAG GCTCGAGAACTTGTAGCTGCATTGCCCAGAATATTTCCTGATAGCATAATCCCTTTACTTCTTCAAGCTGCTGTACATGTAAGGGAAAACAAGGCAGCTAAAGCTGAAGAAGTACTAGGGCAATTTGCAGAGAAGTTTCCAAATAAGTCCAAGGTTGTCTTGCTTGCAAGGGCACAGGTTGCTGCAGCTGCTGGCCACCACCAAGTTGCAGCTGACTCCCTTGGTAAATTATCTGATATTCAACACAAGCCCGCGACTGTTGCCACCCTTGTTACTCTCAAAGAACGGGCTGGGGATATTGATGGTGCTGATTTAGTGTTTAATGCTGCAATTGAGTGGTGGTCAAATGCCATGACTGAAGACAATAAGCTTGATATCATCATGCAAGAGGCTGCTGCATTCAAACTCAGGCATGGGCGGAAGGAAGAGGCTGCCCGGCTATATGAGAAGCTGGTTAAAAGCCACGGAAGTATAGAGGCTTTGGTCGGGTTGATCCAGACAACTGCTCAATCTGATGTTGAAAAAGCAGAAGCTTACGAAAAGCAGCTGAAACCACTCCCTGGTTTGAAGGCGGTTGATATTGATAGTTTGGAGAAAACTTCTGGTGCCAAGGGTGTTGGTAGTGGTCCTACTCTTAGTGTAGCCGAAGCATATGAAACCAAGAGCAAGGAGAAaccaaagaagaagagaaagagaaagccTAGATACCCTAAAGGATTTGATCCCGCAAATCCAGGTCCCCCACCGGATCCAGAGCGCTGGCTTCCAAAGAGAGAGAGGTCCAGCTATAGACCGAAGAGAAAGGACAAAAGAGCAGCACAAATAAGAGGCTCACAAGGCGCAGTGGCCAAAGAAGCTTCCAGTAGCAGCACATCGAAACCAAATCCAACTGCCAATCCCAAAGGAGCCTCACAGAACTCCAATGCCGACCAACCAAAGACCTCCAAGTCATCCAAGAAGAAATCAAGGAAGTAA
- the LOC116024567 gene encoding extensin-2-like, translated as MVTHKELRQWPQLAFALALCLLASCVAEDSKPYIYASPPPPKHVDPVYYYKSPPPPYYYKSPPPPKKSPPLPYYYKSPPPPKKSPPPPYYYKSPPPPKKSPPPPYYYKSPPPPKKSPPPPYYYKSPPPPKKSPPPPYYYKSPPPPKKSPPPPYYYKSPPPPKKSPPPPYYYKSPPPPKKSPPPPYYYKSPPPPKKSPPPPYYYKSPPPPKKSPPPPYYYKSPPPPKKSPPPPYYYKSPPPPKKSPPPPYYYKSPPPPKKSPPPPYYYKSPPPPKKSPPPPYYYKSPPPPKKSPPPPYYYKSPPPPKKSPPPPYYYKSPPPPKKSPPPPYYYKSPPPPKKSPPPPYYYKSPPPPKKSPPPPYYYKSPPPPKKSPPPPYYYKSPPPPKKSPPPPYYYKSPPPPKKSPPPPYYYKSPPPPKKSPPPPYYYKSPPPPKKSPPPPYYYKSPPPPKKSPPPPYYYKSPPPPKKSPPPPYYYKSPPPPKKSPPPPYYYKSPPPPKKSPPPPYYYKSPPPPKKSPPPPYYYKSPPPPKKSPPPPYYYKSPPPPKKSPPPPYYYKSPPPPPKKSPPPPYYYKSPPPPKKSPPPPYYYKSPPPPKKSPPPPYYYKSPPPPKKSPPPPYYYKSPPPPPKKSPSPPYYYKSPPPPPKKSLPSPYYYKSPPPPKKSPPPPYYYKSPPPPKKSPPPPYYYKSPPPPPKKSPPPPYYYSSPPPPKKSPRPPYYYKSPPPPSPSPPPPYYYKSPPPPSPSPPPPYYYNSPPPPKKSPHPPYHYKSPPPPSPSPPPPYYYKSPPPPSPSPPHHYYYKSPPPPPPHRHY; from the coding sequence ATGGTGACTCATAAGGAGTTGAGGCAATGGCCTCAACTTGCATTTGCTTTAGCTCTTTGCTTGCTAGCTTCTTGTGTAgctgaggattccaagccttaCATTTATGCATCACCCCCACCGCCAAAGCACGTCGATCCGGTTTACTATTACAAGTCGCCACCCCCACCGTATTACTACAAGTCTCCTCCTCCACCTAAGAAATCTCCACCGCTGCCGTATTACTACAAGTCTCCTCCTCCACCTAAGAAATCTCCACCACCGCCGTATTACTACAAGTCTCCTCCTCCACCTAAAAAATCTCCACCACCACCGTATTACTACAAGTCTCCTCCTCCACCTAAAAAATCTCCACCACCCCCATATTACTACAAGTCTCCTCCTCCACCTAAAAAATCTCCACCACCCCCATATTACTACAAGTCTCCTCCTCCACCTAAAAAATCTCCACCACCCCCATATTACTACAAGTCTCCTCCTCCACCTAAAAAATCTCCACCACCCCCATATTACTACAAGTCTCCTCCTCCACCTAAAAAATCTCCACCACCCCCATATTACTACAAGTCTCCTCCTCCACCTAAAAAATCTCCACCACCCCCATATTACTACAAGTCTCCTCCTCCACCTAAAAAATCTCCACCACCCCCATATTACTACAAGTCTCCTCCTCCACCTAAAAAATCTCCACCACCCCCATATTACTACAAGTCTCCTCCTCCACCTAAAAAATCTCCACCACCCCCATATTACTACAAGTCTCCTCCTCCACCTAAAAAATCTCCACCACCCCCATATTACTACAAGTCTCCTCCTCCACCTAAAAAATCTCCACCACCCCCATATTACTACAAGTCTCCTCCTCCACCTAAAAAATCTCCACCACCCCCATATTACTACAAGTCTCCTCCTCCACCTAAAAAATCTCCACCACCCCCATATTACTACAAGTCTCCTCCTCCACCTAAAAAATCTCCACCACCCCCATATTACTACAAGTCTCCTCCTCCACCTAAAAAATCTCCACCACCCCCATATTACTACAAGTCTCCTCCTCCACCTAAAAAATCTCCACCACCCCCATATTACTACAAGTCTCCTCCTCCACCTAAAAAATCTCCACCACCCCCATATTACTACAAGTCTCCTCCTCCACCTAAAAAATCTCCACCACCCCCATATTACTACAAGTCTCCTCCTCCACCTAAAAAATCTCCACCACCCCCATATTACTACAAGTCTCCTCCTCCACCTAAAAAATCTCCACCACCCCCATATTACTACAAGTCTCCTCCTCCACCTAAAAAATCTCCACCACCCCCATATTACTACAAGTCTCCTCCTCCACCTAAAAAATCTCCACCACCCCCATATTACTACAAGTCTCCTCCTCCACCTAAAAAATCTCCACCACCCCCATATTACTACAAGTCTCCTCCTCCACCTAAAAAATCTCCACCACCCCCATATTACTACAAGTCTCCTCCTCCACCTAAAAAATCTCCACCACCCCCATATTACTACAAGTCTCCTCCTCCACCTAAAAAATCTCCACCACCCCCATATTACTACAAGTCTCCTCCTCCACCTAAAAAATCTCCACCACCCCCATATTACTACAAGTCTCCTCCTCCACCTAAAAAATCTCCACCACCCCCATATTACTACAAgtctcctcctccaccaccTAAAaaatctccaccaccaccatatTACTACAAGTCTCCTCCTCCACCTAAAAAATCTCCACCACCACCGTATTACTACAAGTCTCCTCCACCACCTAAGAAATCTCCACCGCCGCCGTATTACTACAAGTCTCCTCCCCCACCTAAGAAATCTCCACCACCACCGTATTACTACAAGTCTCCCCCTCCACCACCTAAAAAATCTCCCTCACCGCCGTACTACTACAAgtctcctcctccaccaccTAAAAAATCTCTACCGTCGCCGTATTACTACAAGTCTCCTCCTCCACCTAAAAAATCTCCACCACCCCCGTATTACTACAAGTCTCCTCCTCCACCAAAGAAATCTCCACCGCCCCCGTATTACTACAAgtctcctcctccaccaccTAAGAAATCTCCACCACCGCCTTATTACTATAGTTCTCCACCACCACCTAAAAAATCTCCACGCCCACCATACTACTACAAATCACCACCCCCTCCATCACCATCACCTCCACCCCCATACTATTACAAGTCTCCCCCACCACCGTCTCCATCTCCTCCGCCACCATACTACTATAATTCTCCTCCACCACCTAAAAAGTCTCCACATCCTCCTTACCATTATAAATCTCCACCTCCACCATCTCCATCACCCCCACCCCCTTACTATTACAAATCACCTCCACCACCGTCACCCTCTCCTCCTCATCACTACTATTATAAATCTCCACCACCACCCCCTCCACACCGCCATTACTAA
- the LOC116025839 gene encoding 1-acyl-sn-glycerol-3-phosphate acyltransferase PLS1 isoform X2 gives MAIATVVILPLGLLFIISGLTVNVFQALLFVLVRPISKSIYRRINKEVTELLWMQFVWLFDWWANIKVELYIDPETYELLGKENAVIISNHRSDIDWLVEFILAQRAGCLGNTLALAKKPLFYIPILGWSMWFAGFIVIEGNWAKDERKLQSGFKELNDFQKPFWLVVFLEGTRFTRENLLAAQEYAASAGLPVPKNVLIPRTKGFVTTVSHLRTFVPAIYDLTVAIPKTEEQPTMLRIFRRHSSVVHVHIQRHLMQDLPESGSGISQWCKDVFVEKDALLEQHLAIGKFTDKQCHDIGRPRKSLLSRS, from the exons ATGGCCATTGCCACTGTTGTTATTCTCCCTCTCGGCTTGCTTTTCATTATCTCTGGCCTCACTGTCAACGTCTTTCAG GCTCTTCTCTTTGTTCTAGTGCGTCCAATCTCAAAGTCGATATACAGAAGGATCAACAAAGAAGTCACAGAGTTATTGTGGATGCAGTTTGTTTGGCTATTTGACTGGTGGGCAAATATTAAG GTTGAGCTGTACATAGATCCAGAAACTTATGAATTACTGG GTAAAGAGAACGCGGTTATTATTTCTAACCACAGAAGTGACATTGATTGGCTTGTTGAATTTATCCTCGCTCAG CGAGCTGGTTGCCTTGGGAACACTCTAGCTCTAGCAAAGAAACCGTTATTTTATATCCCA ATTTTGGGATGGTCGATGTGGTTTGCTGGTTTTATTGTCATTGAAGGAAACTGGGCAAAGgatgaaagaaaactgcag TCAGGTTTCAAAGAGCTAAACGATTTCCAAAAACCATTTTGGTTGGTCGTTTTCTTAGAAGGCACTCGTTTTACCCGGGAAAATCTTTTAGCAGCGCAAGAGTATGCTGCTTCGGCTGGATTGCCAGTCCCAAAGAACGTTTTGATTCCTCGTACcaag GGCTTTGTTACAACAGTAAGCCATTTACGCACATTCGTTCCTGCAATTTACGACCTGACAGTAGCCATTCCAAAAACCGAGGAGCAGCCAACAATGTTAAGAATCTTCCGAAGGCATTCTTCTGTT GTTCATGTCCACATTCAGCGCCATCTGATGCAGGATTTGCCCGAATCAGGGAGTGGCATATCACAGTGGTGCAAAGATGTTTTCGTGGAAAAA GATGCGCTGTTGGAGCAACATCTCGCCATAGGCAAATTCACTGACAAACAATGCCATGACATTGGCAGACCAAGAAAATCCTTGCTG TCTCGTTCTTAA
- the LOC116024721 gene encoding probable phosphopantothenoylcysteine decarboxylase has protein sequence MAQLGAAVVDADMEQAPSNTARRPRILLAASGSVAAIKFANLCHCFSEWAEVKAVASKASLHFIDKTSLPKDVVLYTDEDEWSTWKRIGDSVLHIELRRWADIMVIAPLSANTLGKIAGGLCDNLLTCIVRAWDYNKPLFVAPAMNTFMWTNPFTERHLMAIDELGISLIPPVSKRLACGDYGNGAMAEPSLIFTTVRLLFESRAQSGSGNSG, from the exons ATGGCACAATTGGGGGCTGCTGTGGTGGATGCAGATATGGAACAAGCTCCATCAAACACGGCCAGGAGACCTCGGATACTGCTAGCTGCAAGTGGGAGTGTTGCTGCGATCAAATTTGCGAACTTGTGCCATTGCTTTTCTGAATGGGCAGAAGTGAAGGCAGTTGCTTCAAAGGCTTCTCTGCACTTCATCGATAAAACTTCACTTCCAAAGGATGTGGTTCTGTACACAGATGAGGATGAATGGTCAACTTGGAAGAGGATAGGTGATAGTGTGCTGCACATTGAGCTTCGTAGGTGGGCTGATATTATGGTCATTGCTCCTTTGTCGGCAAATACACTTGGCAAG ATTGCTGGTGGATTGTGCGATAACCTGTTGACATGCATTGTGCGGGCATGGGACTATAACAAGCCACTTTTTGTGGCACCAGCCATGAATACATTCATGTGGACTAATCCTTTCACTGAAAGACATCTTATGGCTATTGATGAGCTCGGAATTTCTCTTATCCCACCAGTATCCAAGAGACTAGCTTGTGGAGATTATGGGAATGGAGCAATGGCTGAACCTTCTCTCATCTTTACAACCGTAAGACTCTTATTTGAGTCCCGCGCACAATCCGGTAGCGGCAACTCTGGATGA
- the LOC116024763 gene encoding E3 ubiquitin-protein ligase BIG BROTHER-like, translating into MSWNPQLEFHYSNSAMPYNSIGSFMDFFGAMTYDHVNYIFADASYAPESLYPSVYTNQYKFGFSEAGNFCYYDYSHDHVLNNQVSGNEVQDRHLENPSTIAESESVAADMHQQEHLGANSMECPRGHHNTRVSEVVWQDNIDPDNMTYEELLELGEAVGTQSRGLSQDLISLLPVTKFKRGLFSRRKSRTERCVICQMEYKKGDRQITLPCKHAYHKACGSRWLSINKACPICYSDVVIKAPKQ; encoded by the exons ATGAGCTGGAACCCTCAGTTGGAATTTCATTACTCAAATTCTGCCATGCCTTACAACTCCATTGGAAGCTTCATGGATTTCTTTGGAGCCATGACCTATGACCATGTGAACTATATCTTTGCTGATGCTTCATATGCTCCC GAGAGTCTTTACCCTTCTGTTTATACCAATCAATACAAGTTCGGGTTCTCTGAAGCTGGGAATTTCTGTTATTATGATTATAGTCATGACCATGTTTTGAACAATCAAGTATCTGGGAATGAGGTGCAAGATCGACATCTAGAAAACCCTTCAACGATTGCTGAAAGTGAGTCTGTAGCAGCAGATATGCACCAACAAGAACATTTGGGTGCTAATTCCATGGAAT GTCCTCGAGGTCATCATAATACTCGTGTCAGTGAG GTTGTTTGGCAAGACAATATTGATCCCGACAACATGACCTATGAG GAATTGCTTGAATTGGGAGAGGCGGTTGGAACTCAAAGCAGAGGTCTTTCTCAAGACCTCATCTCTTTGCTCCCCGTCACAAAGTTCAAGCGCGGCCTATTCTCAAGAAGGAAATCAAGAACCGAAAG GTGCGTGATCTGCCAAATGGAGTACAAGAAAGGCGATCGTCAAATCACTCTTCCGTGCAAACATGCCTATCACAAAGCTTGTGGCAGCAGATGGCTCAGTATCAACAAA GCATGCCCGATATGTTACTCAGACGTGGTGATCAAAGCGCCAAAGCAGTAA